The Huiozyma naganishii CBS 8797 chromosome 6, complete genome genome includes a window with the following:
- the LIF1 gene encoding Lif1p (similar to Saccharomyces cerevisiae LIF1 (YGL090W); ancestral locus Anc_6.182), translating to MPKFVSCVLNIADSETPEIGICEAQLDHELTSLEDTLQTFHIKKLVLSEGCDIFTKEDVSIGDLHFYPTVLEKGLPIQDNGDELHKTCVWYEFLKLITAHKIYCDKYQIKYKFSRWGYRFKLLESSQLTMELKLGTVRKKIAEITLVKANSGEMDLFDSAYTLYLSVCLSNDEYTNVESKIKELNMEIAAMKDERAHLDKILEERDNKTRAMMVGLLNSKKRKILALEKRLDRFEHEPKDSDVINKHIISKVSTLNSPGKRKRVSGPAFQERPRKKNKVEGSDDFERGVSKSMKIEDDFDNFQFYGISTPRKLDLQQDEESSTPHVKIKEEPRKLDFDYEATPKFEEPSVPVGDSIIGSTNQHKDTEEFYGSNSDSEVETELSTEDVSLTP from the coding sequence ATGCCGAAATTTGTCAGTTGTGTCCTGAATATAGCGGATAGTGAGACTCCTGAAATTGGAATTTGTGAAGCTCAACTGGACCATGAATTGACGTCTCTGGAGGACACATTACAGACGTTCcacatcaaaaaattggtaCTGAGTGAAGGATGCGATATATTTACCAAAGAAGATGTTAGTATAGGTGATCTGCATTTTTACCCCACTGTGTTGGAAAAAGGCCTACCCATACAGGATAACGGTGATGAACTTCATAAGACCTGTGTTTGGTACGAATTTTTAAAGCTGATAACTGCTCATAAAATCTACTGTGACAAGTAccaaataaaatacaaGTTCAGTCGATGGGGGTACCGTTTTAAATTACTAGAAAGCTCCCAATTAACAATGGAGTTGAAACTTGGTACAGTCCGGAAAAAGATAGCTGAGATAACGCTGGTCAAAGCTAATAGTGGAGAGATGGATCTTTTTGATTCAGCGTACACTCTCTATTTGAGTGTTTGTCTGAGCAACGATGAGTACACCAACGTTGAAAGTAAAATAAAGGAATTAAACATGGAAATCGCAGCCATGAAAGATGAAAGGGCTCATCTCGATAAAATTTTAGAGGAAAGGGACAATAAAACCAGAGCCATGATGGTGGGGCTGCTCAACAGcaaaaagaggaaaattCTAGCGTTAGAAAAGAGACTTGACAGATTTGAACATGAGCCCAAGGATTCAGATGTGATAAATAAACATATAATATCAAAAGTCTCGACGTTGAACTCGCCAGGTAAGCGAAAACGAGTTTCAGGCCCTGCTTTTCAAGAGAGGCCTcgcaagaaaaataaagtCGAGGGATCAGATGATTTTGAGAGAGGAGTCTCTAAAAGTATGAAAATAGAAGACGACTTTGATAACTTTCAATTCTACGGCATTTCAACCCCAAGGAAACTTGATCTGCAACAAGATGAGGAGTCATCAACCCCCCATGTCaaaataaaagaagaacCAAGGAaacttgattttgattATGAAGCAACACCGAAATTTGAGGAACCGTCTGTTCCTGTCGGTGATAGTATTATAGGATCGACAAATCAGCACAAAGATACAGAAGAGTTTTATGGTAGTAATAGTGATTCAGAGGTGGAAACAGAATTGTCTACAGAAGATGTAAGTCTTACAccttga
- the MF(ALPHA)2 gene encoding Mf(Alpha)2p (similar to Saccharomyces cerevisiae MF(ALPHA)2 (YGL089C) and MF(ALPHA)1 (YPL187W); ancestral locus Anc_6.185), with protein MKFSTILSAAALAASAFAAPIEQPEQDLNSTTIPAEAIISYLDLEGDKDIAVVPFSNATDSGLLFVNTTILAQANKEAGTPLQKREADADANAWHWLRLSYGQPIYKRDANADADADADAWHWLRLSYGQPIYKRDANADADADADAWHWLRLSYGQPIY; from the coding sequence ATGAAATTTTCCACTATTTTATCCGCTGCCGCTCTAGCCGCCTCTGCATTCGCAGCTCCCATTGAACAGCCAGAACAAGATTTGAACTCCACTACAATTCCTGCGGAAGCCATCATTTCTTACTTGGACTTGGAAGGTGACAAAGATATTGCAGTAGTTCCTTTCTCCAACGCTACAGACAGCGGTTTGTTATTTGTCAACACCACCATACTTGCCCAAGCTAACAAGGAAGCTGGGACTCCGCTACAAAAGAGGGAGGCTGACGCCGACGCTAATGCCTGGCACTGGTTGAGGTTGTCCTACGGTCAGCCTATCTACAAGAGAGACGCGAACGCTGATGCTGACGCTGATGCCGATGCATGGCACTGGTTGAGGTTGTCATATGGTCAACCAATTTACAAGAGAGATGCCAACGCTGATGCCGACGCTGATGCCGACGCTTGGCATTGGTTGAGATTGTCCTACGGCCAACCTATCTACTAA
- the MMS2 gene encoding E2 ubiquitin-conjugating protein MMS2 (similar to Saccharomyces cerevisiae MMS2 (YGL087C); ancestral locus Anc_6.187) produces MSKVPRSFRLLEELEKGEKGFGPESCSYGLADSDDITMTKWNGTILGPPHSNHENRIYSLEIVCGDRYPDEPPLVKFISKVNLPCVDQTTGVVSAEKFHTLRDWKRSYTMQTVLLDLRKEMGTPANKKLSQPSEGSVF; encoded by the coding sequence ATGTCGAAAGTACCAAGAAGTTTCAGGCTTCTGGAAGAGTTGGAGAAGGGAGAGAAGGGGTTTGGACCCGAATCGTGCAGTTACGGTCTGGCGGATAGCGACGATATCACCATGACGAAGTGGAACGGGACAATCTTGGGGCCACCGCACTCAAACCACGAAAACCGTATCTACTCTTTGGAGATTGTGTGCGGCGACCGTTATCCTGACGAGCCTCCTCTGGTGAAATTTATCTCAAAGGTAAATTTGCCCTGTGTGGATCAAACCACAGGAGTCGTTAGCGCCGAGAAATTCCACACATTACGTGATTGGAAAAGATCATACACCATGCAAACAGTCCTACTTGATCTGAGGAAAGAAATGGGTACTCCTGCCAATAAGAAATTGTCACAACCAAGTGAAGGTTCCGTTTTTTGA